In the genome of Pseudomonas putida, one region contains:
- a CDS encoding alanine/glycine:cation symporter family protein, translated as MLEALNDFLSGKLLIVLIVGLGGYFTIRSRFVQFRHFGHMFAVFKESLRGQAGQLSSFQALMLSLAGRVGAGNIAGVGIAVTLGGPGAVFWMWVTALVGMASSFFECTLAQVYKRADGDGLYRGGPAYYIQHGLKLKSMAIVFSILLLVTYGFAFIGLQSYTVTHSLQNAFAFDPKHTGIVLAVLLAITFIGGIKRIAAVSDLLVPVKTLAYIGVTLYVIGTQIEHVPAMLETIFKSAFGLDPAFGGLLGSAIVMGVKRGVFANEAGLGSAPNVAAVAAVKHPGAQGVVQAFSVFLDTFVICTCTALLILLSGFYTPGFEGDGIVLTQNSLAAVVGDWGRLFVSVALSLFVFTCILYNYYLGENSLQFLSRNRAVLMIFRGLVLALVIWGSMQDLSTVFAFADITMTCLAFVNLIALALLFKVGLRVMRDYDDQRRAGIDQPVFDSSKFADLDLDRNAWPVNPKAETAADKAAAQPQPQR; from the coding sequence ATGCTCGAAGCACTCAACGATTTCCTTTCCGGGAAACTCCTCATCGTGCTGATCGTCGGACTCGGCGGTTACTTCACCATCCGCTCTCGGTTCGTCCAGTTCCGTCATTTCGGTCACATGTTCGCGGTTTTCAAGGAATCCCTGCGCGGCCAGGCAGGCCAACTGAGCTCGTTCCAGGCCCTGATGCTGAGCCTTGCCGGCCGCGTCGGCGCCGGTAACATCGCGGGCGTCGGCATCGCAGTGACCCTCGGCGGCCCAGGCGCCGTGTTCTGGATGTGGGTCACCGCGCTGGTAGGCATGGCCAGCAGCTTCTTCGAATGCACCCTGGCCCAGGTCTACAAGCGCGCCGACGGCGACGGCCTGTACCGCGGCGGCCCGGCGTACTACATCCAGCACGGCCTGAAGCTGAAAAGCATGGCGATCGTGTTCTCGATCCTGCTGCTGGTCACCTACGGCTTCGCCTTCATTGGCCTGCAGTCGTACACCGTGACCCACTCGCTGCAGAACGCCTTTGCCTTCGATCCAAAACACACCGGTATCGTCCTGGCAGTGCTGCTGGCCATCACCTTCATCGGTGGCATCAAGCGCATCGCCGCAGTATCGGACCTGCTGGTACCGGTCAAGACCCTGGCCTACATCGGCGTGACCCTGTACGTGATCGGCACCCAGATCGAGCACGTGCCAGCCATGCTGGAAACCATCTTCAAGAGCGCCTTCGGCCTCGACCCTGCGTTCGGCGGTCTGCTCGGCAGCGCCATCGTCATGGGCGTGAAGCGTGGCGTGTTCGCCAACGAAGCGGGTCTGGGCAGTGCGCCGAACGTCGCTGCCGTAGCCGCAGTGAAACACCCGGGCGCCCAGGGCGTGGTCCAGGCCTTCAGCGTGTTCCTCGACACCTTTGTGATCTGCACCTGCACCGCGCTGCTGATCCTGCTGTCGGGCTTCTACACCCCGGGCTTCGAAGGTGACGGCATCGTCCTGACCCAGAACTCGCTGGCCGCCGTGGTCGGTGACTGGGGCCGTCTGTTCGTCAGCGTCGCCCTGTCGCTGTTCGTCTTCACCTGCATCCTCTACAACTACTACCTGGGTGAGAACAGCCTGCAGTTCCTCAGCCGCAACCGTGCCGTGCTGATGATCTTCCGTGGTCTGGTACTGGCGCTGGTGATCTGGGGTTCGATGCAGGACCTGTCGACCGTGTTCGCCTTTGCCGACATCACCATGACCTGCCTGGCATTCGTCAACCTGATCGCCTTGGCCCTGCTGTTCAAGGTCGGCCTGCGCGTAATGCGCGACTACGACGACCAGCGCCGCGCTGGCATCGATCAGCCGGTATTCGACTCCAGCAAGTTCGCCGACCTGGACTTGGATCGCAATGCCTGGCCAGTCAATCCAAAGGCTGAAACCGCCGCTGACAAAGCTGCCGCCCAACCCCAGCCACAGCGCTGA
- a CDS encoding asparaginase — protein MRAVKNLLVLYTGGTIGMLQTPEGLAPASGFEARMREHLALLTDAPRLQWSLRELDPLIDSANMQQANWLAMREAIVDAVEHGDHDGVLVLHGTDTLAYSAAALSFLLLGLPVPVLLTGSMLPAGAPDSDAWDNLLGALRLFENGLAEGVQLYFHGQLLHGCRASKLRSEAFDAFVALPRHREGERATAIPPTLDYRQRRQPVPLAVLPVVPGLQASFVQAMLATGVQGLVLECYGSGTGPSDDQALLDALHEARQGGVMIVAISQCPEGSVVFDTYAAGSRLRDTGLVSGGGMTREAALGKLFALLGAGLDVQTAEHWFALDLCGERA, from the coding sequence ATGCGTGCAGTCAAGAATCTTCTCGTCCTCTATACCGGTGGCACCATCGGCATGCTGCAGACCCCGGAAGGTCTGGCTCCGGCCAGCGGCTTCGAGGCGCGGATGCGCGAACACCTGGCGCTGCTGACCGATGCGCCGCGTCTTCAATGGTCGCTGCGCGAGCTCGACCCACTGATCGACAGCGCCAACATGCAGCAAGCCAACTGGCTGGCCATGCGCGAGGCCATCGTCGACGCAGTGGAGCACGGCGACCATGACGGTGTGCTGGTGCTGCATGGCACCGACACCTTGGCCTACAGTGCAGCGGCCTTGTCGTTCCTGCTGCTGGGCTTGCCGGTACCGGTGCTGCTGACCGGCTCCATGCTGCCAGCCGGGGCCCCGGACAGCGACGCCTGGGACAACCTGCTCGGGGCCTTGCGCCTGTTCGAAAACGGCCTGGCGGAGGGTGTGCAGCTGTACTTCCATGGCCAGCTGTTGCATGGCTGCCGGGCATCGAAACTGCGCAGCGAGGCCTTCGATGCCTTCGTGGCGCTGCCCCGCCATCGTGAGGGCGAGCGCGCCACGGCCATCCCGCCAACGCTGGACTATCGCCAACGCCGCCAGCCGGTGCCCCTTGCGGTGCTGCCGGTGGTACCGGGTCTGCAGGCCAGCTTCGTGCAGGCGATGCTCGCCACCGGCGTGCAAGGTCTGGTGCTGGAATGCTACGGCAGCGGCACCGGCCCCTCGGATGACCAGGCGCTGCTGGACGCATTGCATGAAGCCCGCCAGGGTGGGGTGATGATCGTTGCGATCAGCCAGTGTCCGGAGGGTTCAGTGGTGTTCGACACCTACGCCGCCGGCAGCCGCCTGCGCGATACCGGGCTGGTCAGTGGCGGCGGGATGACCCGCGAAGCGGCGCTGGGCAAGCTGTTCGCACTGCTGGGTGCAGGGCTGGATGTACAGACGGCAGAGCATTGGTTTGCCCTGGACCTGTGCGGTGAGCGGGCCTGA